A part of Planococcus sp. MB-3u-03 genomic DNA contains:
- a CDS encoding SurA N-terminal domain-containing protein, with protein sequence MIKKMTFIFAPFALALVLGACSDNEESTANEEAAAPETEQAEGTEEAAGTEEAAPAESALELPEEDAVVAVVNGEEIQGKVYNSVARQFESTLTSQGQDPSTEENLQLIEDEAMSVVIGNAVLLQDAKEKGHEADDAVVEERMEELKANFEDEEAMNEALAETGFTLEEMEEQLREQLVYESYMEEEIDSPEVTDEEVQAAYDQFVESSEEEAPALEEMEPTIRQSLQEQKDQEATFARVEELREEAEVEVKL encoded by the coding sequence ATGATTAAAAAAATGACATTTATTTTTGCCCCATTCGCCCTCGCCTTAGTGCTCGGCGCATGTTCTGATAATGAAGAATCTACCGCAAACGAAGAAGCTGCGGCTCCAGAAACCGAACAGGCAGAAGGAACTGAAGAAGCAGCAGGAACCGAAGAAGCAGCACCTGCTGAATCGGCACTCGAACTTCCTGAAGAAGACGCAGTCGTAGCAGTTGTCAACGGCGAAGAAATCCAAGGCAAAGTGTATAACAGCGTCGCTCGCCAGTTCGAATCGACATTGACTTCACAAGGACAGGACCCTTCAACTGAAGAGAACCTTCAATTGATTGAAGATGAAGCGATGTCCGTCGTCATCGGAAACGCTGTTCTATTGCAAGATGCCAAGGAAAAAGGCCATGAAGCGGATGATGCCGTCGTAGAAGAGCGCATGGAAGAATTGAAAGCCAACTTCGAGGACGAAGAAGCCATGAACGAAGCACTTGCTGAAACAGGCTTCACGCTTGAAGAAATGGAAGAGCAATTGCGTGAACAGCTTGTCTACGAAAGCTATATGGAAGAAGAAATCGACTCACCTGAAGTGACGGACGAAGAAGTCCAGGCAGCTTATGACCAATTCGTTGAAAGCTCAGAAGAAGAAGCACCGGCTTTAGAAGAGATGGAACCGACCATCCGCCAATCATTGCAAGAGCAAAAAGACCAGGAAGCTACTTTCGCGCGCGTAGAGGAATTGCGTGAAGAAGCTGAAGTCGAAGTAAAACTTTAA
- the hisC gene encoding histidinol-phosphate transaminase, with translation MANLENIKARKTLDQIQPYSPGKPIWEVQEELGLERVIKLASNENPLGPSKKAVAAIEQGVLGLNRYPDADASDLKEAIAKEHGVEKNQVIPTNGADELITLISEAFLEQGDEIVVPDPSFSEYDFGAHIMGAKVVKVPFAQGFAFDVDAMIAAVTDKTKIIYICSPNNPTGTYMKKQDVQKLLDAVGDILVVFDAAYSHYADADDYTDGTEFIRQGYPLLTLKTFSKIYGIAGVRVGFGIAADSIITSILKVKEPFNVNTLAQLAATAAVTDHEHVTQSREANSREREFLYEAFEELGLPYTKSMANFVLVKLGDEGEALYQDLMKKGVIVRYGKGWGLPEYVRVSVGTAEENEFFVQALRELIQK, from the coding sequence ATGGCGAATTTGGAGAATATCAAAGCACGCAAAACCTTGGATCAAATCCAACCTTACTCACCAGGCAAGCCGATTTGGGAAGTGCAGGAAGAACTGGGCTTGGAGCGCGTCATTAAGCTGGCGTCCAACGAAAACCCGCTTGGCCCGTCGAAAAAGGCTGTTGCGGCCATCGAACAAGGCGTTCTTGGCTTGAACCGCTACCCGGATGCGGATGCGAGTGATTTAAAGGAAGCAATTGCCAAAGAGCATGGCGTCGAAAAAAACCAAGTCATTCCGACAAACGGTGCGGACGAGTTGATCACGCTCATCTCGGAAGCGTTTCTCGAACAGGGCGATGAAATCGTCGTGCCAGACCCATCATTCAGCGAATACGATTTCGGTGCGCACATCATGGGTGCGAAAGTCGTAAAAGTGCCGTTCGCACAAGGCTTCGCATTTGATGTAGATGCCATGATCGCGGCAGTGACCGACAAGACAAAGATCATTTACATCTGTTCGCCGAACAACCCGACCGGTACCTATATGAAGAAACAGGATGTCCAAAAATTATTGGACGCTGTGGGAGACATATTGGTGGTCTTTGACGCCGCGTACAGCCACTACGCGGACGCGGACGATTATACGGACGGCACCGAATTCATCCGTCAAGGCTATCCATTGCTGACTTTGAAGACCTTCTCGAAAATCTATGGCATTGCCGGAGTGCGTGTCGGTTTCGGCATTGCGGCGGATTCGATCATCACGTCGATCCTGAAAGTGAAAGAGCCGTTCAACGTCAATACGCTGGCACAGCTTGCTGCGACGGCGGCAGTGACAGACCATGAACACGTGACGCAATCCCGCGAGGCGAATAGCCGCGAGCGCGAGTTCCTTTATGAAGCATTCGAAGAACTGGGTCTTCCGTATACGAAGAGCATGGCGAACTTCGTATTGGTCAAATTGGGGGACGAAGGAGAAGCACTTTATCAAGACCTGATGAAAAAAGGCGTTATCGTCCGCTACGGCAAAGGGTGGGGCCTTCCGGAATACGTGAGGGTTTCAGTCGGCACCGCGGAAGAAAACGAATTCTTTGTCCAGGCATTGCGTGAATTGATCCAAAAATAA
- a CDS encoding NAD(P)/FAD-dependent oxidoreductase, giving the protein MLYDCAIIGGGPAGLNAALVLGRSRKNAVLFDDDNGRNLVTREAHGFITRDGICPEEFKRLGHEEIRKYGSVKTENERVVNIDRISETHYELTTASGKVFHSIKIIIAAGLKEELPNVPDIEKFYGTTLFSCPYCDGWEMRDQPLAVIADKKVFTLAKEVYTWSRDLAVFTNGEGRLEEEQKQKLLAKGIKVYEDTISGLEGDNGKLRSVRLEDGTLIDRSAGFVTPLWSHATNFATELGCKQNEHGGILTDDYGRTNVWNVYAAGDASLIVPSQLVIAAGEGSAAAIGVCGDLINEYFDEM; this is encoded by the coding sequence ATGCTATACGATTGTGCCATTATCGGCGGAGGCCCTGCAGGTTTGAATGCTGCATTGGTGCTTGGCCGTTCGAGAAAGAATGCTGTGTTGTTTGATGATGATAATGGGCGCAATTTAGTGACCCGCGAAGCGCATGGGTTCATTACAAGAGACGGCATTTGCCCGGAAGAGTTCAAACGGCTGGGGCATGAGGAGATCCGCAAATACGGAAGCGTCAAAACGGAAAACGAACGCGTCGTCAACATCGACCGTATTTCTGAAACCCATTACGAATTGACGACCGCCAGCGGAAAGGTTTTTCATAGCATCAAAATCATCATTGCGGCGGGATTGAAAGAAGAGCTGCCGAATGTGCCGGATATCGAGAAGTTCTACGGCACCACCCTGTTCAGCTGTCCTTATTGCGATGGGTGGGAAATGCGTGACCAGCCGCTCGCGGTCATTGCCGATAAAAAAGTATTTACTCTAGCGAAGGAAGTCTACACCTGGAGCCGGGATTTGGCGGTCTTCACGAACGGTGAAGGGCGTCTGGAAGAAGAGCAAAAGCAGAAGCTGCTCGCCAAGGGAATCAAAGTTTATGAAGATACGATTTCCGGCCTGGAAGGGGATAACGGCAAGCTGCGCAGTGTCCGGTTGGAAGATGGAACCTTGATCGACCGCAGTGCCGGGTTCGTCACGCCTTTATGGAGCCACGCCACCAATTTCGCCACAGAGCTCGGCTGCAAGCAAAACGAGCACGGCGGAATCTTGACGGATGATTACGGGCGCACGAATGTGTGGAATGTTTACGCGGCAGGAGATGCTTCGCTGATCGTCCCATCGCAGCTCGTCATTGCAGCGGGCGAAGGCAGTGCCGCAGCCATCGGGGTATGCGGGGATTTGATAAACGAATATTTCGATGAAATGTAG
- a CDS encoding nuclear transport factor 2 family protein, which translates to MMIEPIKLAERFTDYVNEQDVDGVLSVTDHNVELISPGKSAAGHEMLAEWVKGSGMQLETLNKFAKGNRVIFEQLAKKQGEPGESHIFHYFEMDDKKIHRIGRFDELDEAFGESGLSESDQVK; encoded by the coding sequence ATGATGATTGAACCGATCAAGCTTGCGGAACGCTTTACCGATTATGTCAATGAACAGGATGTCGACGGAGTGCTTTCCGTCACGGACCATAATGTCGAATTGATCAGTCCTGGAAAATCAGCTGCAGGCCACGAAATGCTTGCCGAATGGGTGAAAGGGTCTGGCATGCAATTGGAGACGCTCAACAAATTCGCCAAAGGCAATCGGGTCATCTTCGAACAGCTCGCCAAAAAACAAGGCGAGCCGGGAGAATCCCATATCTTCCACTATTTTGAGATGGACGACAAGAAAATCCATCGCATTGGGCGCTTTGATGAACTGGATGAAGCTTTCGGGGAAAGCGGATTGAGCGAGAGCGATCAAGTAAAATAA
- a CDS encoding ABC transporter ATP-binding protein produces MGTQYKPAIHFQHVDYRIGDIEILNDITGSFPQGRITTLVGPSGAGKSTLLKLCNGLISPANGEIFVKDKAIGEYDPVELRRMVGMALQSAPMISGTVYENLNLPLELQGQQLAKEDALELLEDVGLKGDLLDRKVKELSGGQRQKVSIARTLVNKPEILLMDEITSSLDRASKLEVEELISKINRKYKTTIIWITHNLQQALEIGDYTWVMMDGQVVETGESSLLEDPQNQRVNEFVKGVVS; encoded by the coding sequence ATGGGCACCCAGTACAAACCTGCGATCCACTTTCAGCACGTGGATTATCGCATTGGAGACATAGAAATCTTAAACGATATTACCGGTTCATTTCCACAAGGCCGTATCACCACTCTAGTAGGGCCTTCTGGCGCCGGGAAGTCGACGCTGCTGAAATTATGCAATGGCCTTATATCGCCGGCGAACGGAGAAATTTTCGTGAAAGATAAAGCGATTGGCGAATACGATCCGGTGGAACTGCGCCGGATGGTTGGAATGGCGTTGCAGAGCGCGCCGATGATCAGCGGCACTGTATACGAAAACTTGAATTTGCCTTTGGAATTGCAGGGGCAGCAATTGGCGAAAGAAGATGCCCTTGAGCTGCTTGAAGATGTCGGCTTGAAAGGTGATTTGCTGGACCGTAAAGTGAAAGAGCTATCAGGTGGGCAGCGCCAGAAAGTTTCCATCGCGAGAACGCTTGTCAACAAGCCAGAGATTCTCTTGATGGACGAAATCACTTCTTCGCTCGACCGCGCTTCAAAGCTCGAAGTGGAGGAGTTGATCAGCAAAATCAACCGGAAATACAAGACGACAATCATTTGGATTACCCATAATCTCCAGCAGGCACTCGAAATCGGTGATTACACATGGGTCATGATGGACGGCCAAGTGGTAGAAACCGGCGAGAGTTCGCTGCTTGAAGATCCACAGAATCAGCGCGTCAATGAATTTGTGAAAGGGGTGGTGTCATGA
- a CDS encoding ABC transporter permease, with amino-acid sequence MSYWALSLTLIFVLIPLLLSKTLNLGLGRDMTVATIRSIIQLLAVGYVLKFVFDSESLLYIFLMVALMIIAATHNAQKKGAAIQGITWKIAVTLIFVEVLTQGILIGFNITPATAQYIIPISGMVIGNSMVLSILFLNRFTAEVEDHQDQTELILSLGGTPKQAIHRQLINSIKASMIPTIESQKTVGLVQLPGMMSGQIIAGADPIQAVQFQLLIMFLLLTTAAVTSVFLGYLSYPTLFNKRMQLLKG; translated from the coding sequence ATGAGTTACTGGGCTTTATCGCTGACGCTCATTTTTGTCCTCATCCCGCTTTTATTGTCGAAAACATTGAATTTAGGGCTGGGCCGCGATATGACGGTCGCAACAATCCGCTCAATCATCCAGCTGCTCGCTGTTGGGTATGTCTTGAAATTCGTCTTCGACTCCGAAAGTTTGCTCTACATCTTCTTGATGGTCGCGTTGATGATCATCGCGGCAACCCATAACGCGCAGAAAAAAGGCGCAGCCATCCAAGGCATTACTTGGAAGATTGCCGTTACCTTAATCTTTGTGGAAGTGTTGACGCAAGGAATTCTGATCGGCTTCAACATCACGCCGGCGACTGCCCAATACATCATCCCGATCAGCGGCATGGTCATCGGGAACTCGATGGTGCTGTCGATCCTGTTCTTGAATCGTTTCACGGCGGAAGTCGAAGACCATCAGGATCAGACGGAATTGATCTTGTCGCTTGGCGGAACGCCGAAACAGGCCATTCACCGCCAATTGATCAACTCGATCAAGGCGAGCATGATCCCGACGATCGAGAGCCAGAAAACGGTTGGTCTCGTCCAACTGCCGGGCATGATGAGCGGGCAGATCATCGCGGGCGCAGACCCGATACAAGCGGTGCAATTCCAGTTGCTCATCATGTTCCTGTTATTGACGACGGCTGCTGTGACGAGCGTTTTCCTCGGATACTTGTCCTATCCAACCTTGTTCAATAAACGCATGCAATTATTAAAAGGCTGA
- a CDS encoding saccharopine dehydrogenase family protein, protein MTTWLLYGATGYTGKLIAQEAVERGLRPVLAGRSKEKVQPIAEELGLEFRIFELNNQTAEHLKGIDLVLHCAGPFEKTSKPMIHACLEAGAHYLDITGEISVFEHTHSLHKEAQKKNIILCSGVGFDVIPTDCTALKLKQALPDAVELALGFDSDSGISPGTMKTMVEGLGGGNIIRKDGQLTAVAIGKHQRVIDFGRGQKSAMAIPWGDVATAYYTTGIPNITAWIPTPKLAAKAALLMNAASPLLSSEKVKQPLLKWIERRVQGPDQEERAGSTAYIWGQAKNADGVVKTCRIDTANVYDLTVYGALEVTERLLSGDYPGGSWTPAALFGSDLLESLPSSGRFEIDSFYPGTAN, encoded by the coding sequence ATGACTACATGGCTATTGTATGGAGCGACAGGCTATACAGGAAAGTTGATCGCACAAGAAGCAGTCGAACGCGGATTGCGCCCGGTCCTAGCTGGGCGCAGCAAAGAAAAAGTGCAGCCGATCGCCGAAGAACTCGGCTTGGAATTTCGCATTTTCGAATTGAATAACCAGACAGCTGAGCATTTAAAGGGCATCGATCTCGTGCTGCATTGCGCCGGCCCATTCGAAAAGACCAGCAAACCGATGATCCACGCCTGCTTGGAAGCCGGCGCCCATTATCTCGACATCACTGGGGAGATCAGTGTGTTCGAACATACCCACTCTTTGCACAAAGAAGCGCAAAAGAAAAATATCATTTTATGTTCCGGAGTGGGCTTCGATGTCATCCCTACCGATTGCACCGCCCTGAAGTTGAAACAAGCATTACCCGATGCCGTCGAGCTCGCACTTGGTTTCGATTCGGATTCCGGCATCTCTCCAGGCACGATGAAGACGATGGTCGAAGGGCTAGGCGGAGGCAATATCATCCGTAAAGATGGGCAGCTGACCGCTGTCGCGATCGGCAAGCACCAGCGGGTGATCGATTTCGGGCGCGGCCAAAAATCCGCCATGGCGATTCCCTGGGGTGATGTGGCTACTGCTTATTACACCACCGGCATCCCCAATATTACGGCGTGGATTCCGACACCGAAACTTGCTGCCAAAGCGGCACTGCTCATGAATGCAGCGAGCCCTTTGCTGTCTTCTGAAAAAGTGAAGCAGCCTTTGCTGAAATGGATCGAGCGACGCGTACAAGGGCCAGATCAGGAAGAGCGCGCCGGAAGCACTGCGTACATTTGGGGACAAGCCAAAAATGCAGACGGTGTCGTCAAGACGTGCCGAATCGATACCGCGAACGTCTATGACCTGACCGTTTACGGCGCACTGGAAGTGACAGAGCGCTTACTGTCAGGCGACTACCCAGGCGGCAGTTGGACCCCCGCCGCATTGTTCGGCTCGGATCTGCTCGAAAGCCTGCCCAGCTCGGGGCGCTTTGAAATCGACAGCTTTTATCCGGGAACCGCCAACTGA
- a CDS encoding S8 family peptidase, protein MKNIHLIPYRVEQVTAAPPRIPEGVRMIQAPELWESAEHGKGNVVAVLDTGCQTDHPDLTARIAGGRNFTHDDGGDPERFEDYNGHGTHVAGTVAASLRDEEGVVGVAPLADLLVVKVLDKEGSGSYEGIIAGIHYAIDWRGPEGQKTTVISMSLGGPEDHPELYEAVKRAVDAGIPVICAAGNEGDDAHDTDEFAYPGAYGEVIQVGAVDFDRRIAPFSNTNNEIDLVAPGINIYSTYLEGKYASLSGTSMATPHVSGALALIRNISEREFDRELTEAELYAQLVRRTIPLGYPKTAEGNGLLALDILNKFEQLFKILSNSYANGLDR, encoded by the coding sequence ATGAAAAATATTCATTTGATTCCATACCGCGTTGAACAAGTGACGGCTGCACCGCCGCGTATACCGGAAGGCGTGCGGATGATCCAGGCTCCTGAACTGTGGGAAAGCGCTGAACATGGCAAAGGCAATGTAGTGGCCGTATTGGATACAGGCTGCCAAACCGACCACCCTGATCTGACAGCACGGATTGCGGGCGGCCGCAACTTCACGCATGATGACGGAGGGGACCCTGAACGATTCGAGGATTATAACGGGCATGGCACCCACGTTGCCGGGACGGTCGCCGCTTCCTTAAGAGACGAAGAGGGCGTAGTGGGCGTAGCGCCGCTCGCTGATCTGCTCGTTGTCAAAGTGCTCGATAAAGAAGGCAGCGGCAGCTATGAAGGCATTATTGCGGGCATCCATTATGCCATCGATTGGCGCGGTCCGGAAGGGCAAAAGACGACGGTCATTTCGATGTCGCTTGGCGGACCTGAAGATCATCCCGAATTGTACGAAGCCGTGAAACGGGCAGTTGATGCCGGGATTCCGGTCATCTGTGCAGCTGGCAATGAAGGAGACGATGCGCACGATACCGATGAATTTGCCTATCCTGGAGCGTACGGCGAAGTCATTCAAGTCGGCGCTGTCGATTTCGACCGGCGCATCGCCCCGTTCAGCAATACCAATAACGAGATCGACTTGGTGGCACCGGGCATCAATATCTATTCAACCTACTTGGAAGGGAAATATGCCAGTTTGTCCGGCACTTCGATGGCGACGCCGCATGTGTCGGGAGCCTTGGCATTGATCCGCAACATTTCCGAGCGCGAGTTCGACCGTGAGCTGACAGAGGCGGAATTGTATGCGCAGCTTGTCCGGCGCACGATTCCACTCGGTTATCCGAAGACAGCGGAAGGCAATGGTTTATTGGCGCTCGACATCCTCAATAAATTCGAGCAATTGTTCAAGATCCTCAGCAATTCCTATGCTAATGGATTGGACCGGTAA
- the coaW gene encoding type II pantothenate kinase: MKVGIDAGGTLIKVAYTDGGPIHFAKYPIAEIGLVAEWINGLSASEVCVTGGKSGVLASLLEKSVQEMVEFEATHLGVQVLLERMGLHEEAYLVTNVGTGTSIHCVQDNTQERLGGTGIGGGTLIGLSHLLTGITSFDEIVEHAKRGSRERIDLKVKHIYEGKEPPISGELTASNFGQDLFSISHELSKEELLATVIGLVGETVSTVSVHAARQCRSSTIVYIGSSFSDNPLLKEVVTSYTILRGSTPLFPDNGEYSGAVGALSVLE; encoded by the coding sequence ATGAAAGTCGGAATAGATGCGGGCGGGACGCTGATCAAAGTGGCCTATACCGATGGAGGCCCGATTCATTTTGCGAAATATCCGATTGCTGAAATCGGTTTGGTAGCGGAGTGGATCAACGGGCTTTCGGCTAGTGAAGTGTGTGTGACCGGTGGCAAATCAGGTGTGCTTGCATCTTTGCTGGAAAAATCCGTCCAGGAAATGGTGGAATTTGAAGCGACTCACTTGGGCGTCCAAGTTTTGCTTGAACGCATGGGGCTTCACGAGGAAGCCTATTTGGTCACCAATGTCGGAACCGGCACGTCGATCCATTGCGTGCAGGATAATACGCAGGAGCGTCTCGGCGGTACGGGAATCGGGGGCGGAACGCTTATCGGCCTCAGCCATTTATTGACCGGGATCACCAGTTTCGATGAGATCGTTGAACACGCCAAGCGCGGCTCGCGTGAACGCATCGATTTAAAAGTGAAGCATATTTATGAGGGCAAAGAGCCGCCGATTTCGGGTGAGTTGACTGCCAGTAATTTTGGGCAGGATCTATTTTCCATTTCACATGAGTTGTCGAAAGAAGAATTGCTTGCGACGGTCATCGGCCTGGTCGGCGAAACAGTCAGCACAGTCAGTGTTCATGCAGCGCGCCAGTGCCGCAGCTCGACGATCGTCTATATTGGGTCTTCATTCAGCGATAACCCCCTTTTGAAAGAAGTTGTCACAAGCTACACCATTCTGCGCGGCTCGACGCCGTTGTTCCCGGATAATGGCGAATATTCCGGCGCAGTCGGTGCTTTATCTGTTTTGGAATAA
- a CDS encoding protoporphyrinogen oxidase: protein MKKAVVIGGGITGLSAMHYLERMKKQHGLELELELVEKDEELGGKIRTVKKEGFTMEVGADSIVARHASVLPLVEELGLEEQMVYNGTGISYLYTDNQLHAIPKDTVFGIPMDREALFSSTLVSEQGKERAMQDFETVNDRFTKDSSIGEFLEAFLGKELVDRQIAPVLSGVYSGSLRELTLASTLPYLIDYKNDYGSIIKGFEAHKETFQGAANKKFISFDGGMAALIDRLEEQMETAFVRKGVETSSLEKRDGRYKLGFSDGTSSEADFIVLAIPHQQAQALVKDDALDEEFGQLINSSLISVYLGYDLPDEQLPADGTGFIVSEGSDLACNACTWTSRKWPHTSAQHKLLVRLFYKSTNPVFAELQHSSDEQIAAKAKADIQKSLGIEQQPAVIEITPWNELMPNYHMGHKTAVMSLEARLAGAYPGVYLAGSSYYGVGIGACIQNGKDLAQNIAQALGEI from the coding sequence ATGAAGAAAGCCGTGGTCATCGGCGGAGGAATTACAGGCCTTTCCGCCATGCATTATTTAGAACGAATGAAAAAGCAGCACGGGCTCGAGTTGGAATTGGAGCTTGTTGAAAAAGATGAGGAGCTGGGCGGGAAGATCCGCACGGTGAAAAAAGAGGGCTTTACGATGGAAGTGGGCGCGGATTCCATCGTCGCTCGCCATGCCAGCGTATTGCCGCTAGTGGAAGAGCTCGGGCTTGAAGAACAGATGGTCTACAACGGGACCGGCATTTCTTATCTGTATACCGACAATCAATTGCATGCCATCCCAAAAGATACAGTATTCGGCATCCCGATGGACCGCGAAGCGCTGTTCAGCTCGACGCTCGTGTCGGAACAGGGGAAAGAGCGGGCTATGCAAGACTTTGAAACCGTAAACGACCGCTTTACGAAAGACAGCTCAATCGGGGAATTCCTGGAAGCGTTTCTCGGCAAAGAATTGGTGGACCGCCAGATTGCGCCTGTCTTATCCGGCGTCTATTCGGGTTCATTGCGTGAACTTACCTTAGCTTCCACCTTGCCGTATTTGATCGATTATAAAAATGACTACGGCAGCATTATCAAAGGGTTCGAAGCGCATAAGGAAACATTCCAAGGTGCAGCGAATAAGAAATTCATCTCATTCGACGGGGGGATGGCGGCCTTGATCGACCGCCTCGAAGAACAGATGGAAACGGCGTTCGTCCGAAAAGGCGTCGAGACAAGCTCGTTGGAGAAGCGAGACGGACGCTATAAATTGGGCTTTTCAGACGGCACCTCAAGCGAAGCGGATTTCATCGTGTTGGCGATTCCGCACCAGCAAGCCCAAGCATTGGTGAAGGACGACGCACTTGATGAGGAATTTGGCCAATTGATTAACTCGTCGTTGATCAGCGTTTATCTCGGATATGACTTGCCGGACGAACAATTGCCAGCGGATGGCACCGGCTTTATCGTGTCGGAAGGCAGCGACCTGGCGTGCAATGCCTGCACCTGGACGAGCCGCAAATGGCCGCATACTTCGGCGCAGCATAAATTGTTGGTGCGTTTGTTCTATAAGAGCACAAACCCGGTATTCGCTGAACTGCAACACAGCTCTGACGAACAGATCGCGGCTAAAGCCAAAGCGGATATCCAGAAAAGCCTGGGCATCGAGCAACAGCCGGCTGTCATTGAAATCACGCCTTGGAATGAGCTCATGCCAAATTATCATATGGGGCATAAAACAGCAGTCATGTCGCTTGAAGCACGGTTGGCCGGCGCCTATCCGGGCGTCTATCTAGCCGGTTCTTCCTATTACGGGGTCGGCATCGGCGCCTGCATCCAAAACGGCAAAGACCTGGCGCAGAATATTGCACAAGCGCTGGGTGAAATATAG